One region of Cinclus cinclus chromosome 1, bCinCin1.1, whole genome shotgun sequence genomic DNA includes:
- the SLA gene encoding src-like-adapter — protein sequence MGNTAKTPRASEETNMPSQTGQESDFLAVLHDYPSADISQPIFHVGEKLRVLSDEGGWWRVHSLTTGRENYIPGKYVAKVYHGWLFEGLGREKAEELLQLPNTKVGSFMIRESETRKGLYSLSVRHRQVKHYRIFRLPNNWYYISPRQTFQCLEDLVNHYSEVADGLCCVLTTPCLTQCTNNNSMMDPVPPVVMRNKSFNWRNIHRLEMTEDTKSTLAAMDDSCLSYGLRESIASYLSLTEDDSASFPSARKKKSQSLIYTGNKYKSALHLPPTCYDN from the exons ATGGGAAATACTGCGAAAACTCCAAGAGCATCGGAGGAAACAAACATGCCAAGCCAAACGG GTCAGGAAAGTGACTTCCTGGCTGTTCTCCATGACTATCCATCAGCAGACATAAGCCAACCTATATTTCACGTAGGGGAAAAACTGCGTGTGCTGTCAGA TGAAGGAGGTTGGTGGAGAGTCCATTCTCTTACAACAGGTCGAGAAAACTATATTCCAGGAAAATATGTAGCAAAGGTTTATCATGG CTGGTTATTTGAAggactgggaagagaaaaagcagaggaacTTCTACAGCTACCCAACACCAAGGTCGGTTCCTTCATGATCAGAGAGAGTGAAACTAGGAAAG GGTTATATTCCTTGTCAGTGAGGCACAGGCAAGTGAAACATTACAGGATTTTCCGCCTCCCGAATAACTGGTATTACATCTCTCCACGGCAAACCTTCCAGTGCCTTGAAGACCTTGTCAATCACTACTCAG AAGTTGCTGATGGTCTCTGCTGTGTCCTTACAACACCGTGTCTTACCCAGTGCACTAACAACAACTCCATGATGGATCCAGTTCCTCCTGTGGTGATGCGGAATAAAAGTTTCAACTGGAGAAACATTCACAG gctgGAGATGACTGAAGATACAAAAAGCACCCTGGCAGCAATGGATGACTCTTGCCTCAGCTATGGCCTGAGGGAAAGCATTGCTTCCTACCTCTCCCTAACTGAGGATGACAGTGCTTCTTTTCCAAGTGCCAGAAAGAAGAAATCCCAATCTCTCATATACACAGGGAACAAATACAAGAGTGCCCTTCACTTGCCACCTACATGCTATGACAACTAA